In Chryseobacterium gleum, a single genomic region encodes these proteins:
- a CDS encoding YciI family protein, translating to MFIISLTYKSSIEKVEQLIPQHNIFLDRHYEAGRFIASGRKEPRTGGIIITNAESRKEAEQIISEDPFYIHEIADYAITEFIPSKYNENFKIFIENS from the coding sequence ATGTTCATTATTTCGCTTACTTATAAAAGTTCTATTGAAAAGGTAGAGCAGCTTATTCCACAGCACAATATTTTCCTTGACAGACATTATGAAGCCGGGCGTTTCATTGCCTCAGGAAGAAAAGAACCCAGAACGGGCGGGATTATTATCACCAACGCAGAGTCCAGAAAAGAAGCAGAGCAGATCATTTCTGAAGATCCTTTTTATATTCACGAAATTGCTGATTATGCCATTACAGAATTCATCCCGTCAAAGTACAATGAAAACTTTAAAATTTTTATAGAAAACTCATGA
- a CDS encoding exodeoxyribonuclease III: MRLITYNVNGIRAAFTKDFLGWLKTADPDIICIQESKAGNDQIDIESLEKLGYHSYWHSAVRKGYSGVGIASKIKPNHVEFGCGIESYDNEGRIIRADFDGYSAISVYVPSASNIERLDFKMQFCYDFLEYIKNLKKEIPNLIISGDFNICHEAIDIHNPVGLKNVSGFLPMEREWMTNFINECELIDSFRFFNNEPDNYTWWSYRQNSRERNKGWRLDYNFTSYSLKDKLSRAVILKEAVHSDHCPALVELDI, encoded by the coding sequence ATGAGATTAATTACCTACAATGTCAATGGAATCAGGGCTGCTTTTACAAAAGATTTCCTGGGCTGGCTGAAGACTGCGGATCCGGACATCATCTGTATTCAGGAAAGTAAAGCCGGAAACGATCAGATTGACATCGAAAGCCTTGAAAAATTAGGATATCATAGTTATTGGCACTCAGCAGTAAGAAAAGGCTACAGCGGAGTCGGAATTGCTTCAAAAATAAAACCCAACCATGTAGAGTTCGGTTGCGGAATCGAGAGCTATGATAATGAAGGAAGAATTATCCGTGCAGATTTTGACGGATATTCTGCTATTTCGGTCTATGTTCCTTCTGCATCCAATATTGAGAGACTGGATTTTAAAATGCAGTTCTGCTACGATTTCCTTGAATACATCAAGAATTTAAAAAAAGAAATTCCCAACCTGATTATATCGGGTGATTTCAATATCTGTCACGAGGCTATTGATATTCACAATCCGGTTGGCCTGAAAAATGTTTCAGGATTTCTTCCTATGGAAAGGGAGTGGATGACCAACTTCATTAATGAATGTGAACTTATTGACAGTTTCAGATTCTTCAACAATGAACCGGATAATTACACATGGTGGAGCTACAGACAAAATTCAAGAGAAAGGAATAAGGGCTGGAGACTGGATTATAATTTTACTTCCTATAGTTTAAAAGATAAGCTCAGCAGAGCTGTTATTTTAAAGGAAGCAGTACATTCTGACCATTGTCCTGCTTTGGTGGAATTGGATATATAA
- a CDS encoding IS3 family transposase (programmed frameshift), protein MKDQVLKREKRTQRDYSIAFKLRIVSQVENGDYTYKQAQKEYGIQGRSTVLVWLRRYGNLEWSKPKLHTMPNSKETPAQKIKRLEKELADEKLKTKVLNTMIDISDKQYGTQIRKKFFLPTIFQLHRQGISISRLCRLFGISRQAIYQAKQRILIRENQLLKVKFLVQEIRMKLPKLGTRKLYHLLKEQLIQEDVKLGRDALFAYLKRENMLIRRQKKYIKTTFSKHWLRKHPNLLKDLRVEKAEQVFVSDITYLKTKESTCYLSLVTDAYSRKIMGYSLSSNMNTENVAKALKMAIKNRGSSGPLIHHSDRGLQYCSGYYQKILNKNEIKPSMTDGYDCYQNALAERVNGILKQEFLFYKTKNMQDLNSLVKESIYLYNTKRPHLSLNMQTPDKVHKKSEEIKYLSGLNIV, encoded by the exons ATGAAAGATCAAGTATTAAAAAGAGAAAAGCGCACACAAAGAGACTACAGTATAGCCTTTAAATTAAGAATAGTTTCTCAAGTAGAAAACGGCGATTACACTTACAAGCAGGCTCAAAAAGAGTATGGTATCCAGGGAAGAAGTACTGTTTTGGTTTGGTTGCGAAGATATGGTAACTTAGAGTGGAGTAAACCTAAACTTCATACTATGCCTAATTCCAAAGAAACACCAGCTCAAAAAATTAAACGTTTAGAAAAAGAACTAGCTGATGAAAAGCTAAAAACCAAGGTTCTTAATACGATGATTGATATCTCAGATAAACAATATGGGACTCAAATCAGAAAAAAGT TTTTCCTCCCAACAATCTTCCAACTCCACAGACAAGGAATAAGTATATCAAGACTGTGTAGATTGTTTGGGATAAGCCGTCAGGCTATTTATCAAGCTAAGCAAAGGATTTTAATCCGGGAAAACCAATTACTGAAGGTAAAATTTCTGGTTCAGGAAATACGAATGAAGTTACCTAAATTAGGAACAAGAAAACTTTATCATCTTCTTAAAGAACAGCTCATACAGGAAGATGTCAAATTGGGAAGAGATGCTTTATTTGCCTACTTAAAAAGAGAGAATATGCTAATCCGTAGACAAAAGAAATATATTAAAACAACATTTTCAAAGCATTGGCTTAGAAAGCATCCCAATCTGTTGAAGGATTTGAGAGTAGAGAAAGCGGAACAGGTGTTTGTAAGCGATATAACTTATCTTAAAACCAAAGAATCTACATGTTATTTATCTTTGGTAACAGATGCCTATAGTAGAAAGATCATGGGATATTCATTAAGTTCAAATATGAACACTGAAAATGTTGCGAAAGCTTTAAAAATGGCAATAAAAAATAGAGGTTCAAGTGGCCCATTAATTCATCATTCAGATAGAGGTTTGCAATATTGCTCTGGTTATTACCAGAAAATACTTAATAAGAATGAAATCAAACCGTCAATGACTGATGGTTATGATTGCTATCAAAATGCACTGGCAGAAAGGGTGAATGGAATATTGAAACAAGAATTCCTTTTTTATAAAACAAAGAATATGCAAGATCTAAACTCATTAGTAAAAGAAAGTATTTATCTTTATAATACTAAAAGACCACATCTAAGCCTTAATATGCAAACTCCAGATAAAGTGCATAAAAAATCCGAAGAAATAAAATATCTCTCCGGATTAAATATTGTTTAA
- a CDS encoding septal ring lytic transglycosylase RlpA family protein — protein MMKRFILVIIMMISTLGVYSFTNNALDAKKTSYASYYHDKFNGRKTASGEIFDNSKFTAANRTLPFGTNVKVTNLRNGKEVIVRINDRGPYHSSRSLDMSKAAFDEIGDINRGTIPVEYEIVD, from the coding sequence ATGATGAAAAGATTCATTCTCGTAATCATAATGATGATTTCAACCCTGGGTGTTTATTCTTTTACGAATAATGCCTTAGATGCGAAAAAAACAAGTTATGCATCGTACTACCACGATAAATTTAACGGTAGAAAAACCGCTAGCGGAGAAATCTTTGATAATTCAAAGTTTACTGCAGCAAACAGAACGCTTCCGTTTGGAACAAACGTTAAGGTAACAAACCTTAGAAATGGTAAAGAAGTAATAGTGAGAATTAATGACAGAGGGCCTTACCATTCATCAAGATCTTTAGACATGTCTAAAGCAGCGTTCGATGAGATCGGAGATATCAATCGTGGTACCATTCCGGTCGAATATGAAATTGTCGATTAA